TGTTATAATTACAAAAGCAAGAAATTTCTTGACAATCCTTAAGGTATTTGTAAGAGTAAGAGATAAAGAAGGAACAAGTGGCAATATGACCTAAAGCGATATGATATAACACTTAATAAAAATGGAGGTAAAAAGTGAAGATATTTATTGATACGGCTAATGTGGACCATATCCGAGAAGTTAATAGCTGGGGAATAATCGATGGAGTAACTACTAATCCTACTTTGATTGCCAAAGAAGGAAGAGATTTTAAAGAGGTAATTATAGAGATATCTCAAATCGTAGATGGCCCTGTCAGTGCAGAAGTTATTAGTCTGGATGGCGAAGGAATGGTTAAAGAAGCAAGAGAGTTAGCTAAGATCCATAAGAATATAAATATTAAGATTCCGATGTGTCTAGAAGGATTAAAAGCCGTAAAGACTCTTTCCCAAGAAGAAATTAAGACTAATGTAACCTTAATATTTTCAGCCAATCAAGCCCTTTTAGCCGCTAAAGCTGGAGCAACTTTTGTTAGTCCTTTTATTGGTCGATTAGATGATTATACCCATATAGGAATGGACTTGGTTAGAGATATCTTAAATATTTATGATAATTACGGCTTTCTAACAGAGGTAATTACAGCCAGCATCAGGCATCCTCTTCATGTGGTAGAAGCAGCTTTAGCTGGCTCTCATATTGCTACTATTCCTTTTAATATCTTAGAATTAATGGTCAAGCATCCTTTAACTGATCTAGGTATTAAGAGATTTTTAGCTGATTATGAAAAGATTCCTAAAAAAAGTGATTCTACTTAAAGTCTTCTCTCTTGTTTTTGGAGTAATATTTATCTTGGCTAATTACAGAGGAGAAGCTAATTCTCAGCTATTACTGAGTGAAGTAGCTCCTTGTCAAGTTAAAAATAGTTCTCAAATAGATTCAGGAGACTTTATTGAGCTTTTTGTTTTAGAGGGAATAAATTTAGGTCAATATAAATTATGGGAAAGAGACAAGGTAATTTTAACATTTCTTTCTCCTCTTCAAATACCATCTTCAACTATTTTACTAATCCATGTAAACGGAGACCAAAATCTTCCCAAGGCTGCTAACGAAACTTTACTAAATGATTCTAATCAAAATGGTTGTTTAGATTTTTATAGCCAGGAAGCTAATTTAACGGCTACTGATAATATTATCTTTCTTACCACCCCAAAGGATGTCTTAGTAGATTTTCTCTCTTATGCTAATCAAGATGGGAAATATACAGCTGATACTACTTGGTATCAAAAAGCTATTACTTCTTCCCAATGGAGCGGAAATTTGTTGGAAGAAAGTTCTTTTGATAGTTCAAAACTGTCAGTTAACTCTTCTATAGGAAGAAGTAATAAATTAGAAGATAGTAATAGTAAGAATGATTGGTTTTTATGTGATATCATTACTCCAGGAAAACTAAATCCAGCTAAGATAGAAGAAAGTATCTTACTTAATGAAGTTTCTCCTAACCAAGAGCAAGATTGGATTGAAATTTATAATAATGCCCGTAAAGATTTACTTTTAGACTATTTAGTCTTAAAAGAAAAAGATAAGATTATTAAGATAATCTCTAATTTAAGTTTTAAACAAGATAGCTTCTTAGTAGTAAGATTAAATTCTCTTCTCCATGATGAAAAAGAGTTTGATCTAAATCAAGATAATCTCTGGGAATTTTATTCTCCTTCTCCAGGAATTACCAATACTGATAGTGTCATTACATTAGAAGACGGCTTAGGTAATATTATTGATGCTTTAATTTACTCAAATTACGATGGAGTATTAAGTAAAGACCAACGAGAAGCAGCCATTAGAGTGGCAAAAAAGGGAAAGTGGCCAGTAGAAAATATTGAATTTTTAAAAGAAGGGGATTTTGTTTACTGGAATGGTAAAGCAGATTACTCTCTTTCGAGGGAGCAGGTTGGTCAAAACTTTAAAGATAATTGGTCATGGTCTTTTGATCCTACGATAGGAAAGACAAACCAAGTTGACAAGAATAGCTTTATCTCTAATTTTAAGATAGAAAATAACCCTTTCTTTATAGATGAAGCTTATCCTTTAAAGAAAGAAGCTAAGATTTTCTTTACTCTTTCTCAAAAAGCTTTGGTCTCTCTTAGGATATATAATGTAGAAGGAGTAATGATTAAGGAGATTTTAAAAAGTGAGTCTTTTTTAGCTAAAGATTACACTTATTTATGGGATGGAAGGAATAAGGAAAACAAATTTGTGCCTATTGGTATATACGTGGTTTATTTAGAAATAAAGTCGGATTATAAGCAAGATCTAAAAGTCGGGACCATTGTGGTGGCTAAAAAATTATGAAAGTAACTGATCATTGATTACCTATTTATTATAGCGCTTATTAATGAAAATTTGACTTAGAGCAAATTAATTTGAGAGCAAACAAGTTTATCTTTTATTGCTCGATATTATTTCCTATGTCCGATTTTCGTTAATTAACTACTATATTAGCTAAGAGATAATGAGGAGGAAATTATGAGTAAATTAAAGAAATGGGGAATTATTTTATTTATCATCACTATCTTTGCCTTGCCTCTTTTAGGAAGGATCTTAAATCTGTATCTTGACTGGCTTTGGTTTGAGGAGGTTGGTTTTGAACGAGTCTTTTTAAAGATTCTTTTTAATAAAGTGGGCTTAGGGATAGGTATAGGCTTTACTTTTTTTGTCTTTTTATGGTTTAATTTTTGGTTAGCTCAACGACCATCTTCTTTAAAAGCTTTACGGACAGGAAGAAATCTTTTTGAAATTCCTCACCAAGAGTTAATCAAGCCTTATCTAAGCTTGATCTTATTAATTGGCAGCTTGTTCTTTGCTTTTTTAGCTGGAAGTGCTGCCGTAGGTAAATGGGATAGCTATCTTAAGTTTTTTTATCCATCTTCTTTTGGTATTACCGATCCTTTGTTTTTAAAAGATATTAGTTTTTATGTCTTTAAGCTTCCTTTTTTAAGCTACCTTTATTATACTTCCCT
The bacterium DNA segment above includes these coding regions:
- the fsa gene encoding fructose-6-phosphate aldolase translates to MKIFIDTANVDHIREVNSWGIIDGVTTNPTLIAKEGRDFKEVIIEISQIVDGPVSAEVISLDGEGMVKEARELAKIHKNINIKIPMCLEGLKAVKTLSQEEIKTNVTLIFSANQALLAAKAGATFVSPFIGRLDDYTHIGMDLVRDILNIYDNYGFLTEVITASIRHPLHVVEAALAGSHIATIPFNILELMVKHPLTDLGIKRFLADYEKIPKKSDST